In a genomic window of Streptococcus oralis subsp. tigurinus:
- a CDS encoding ABC transporter permease yields the protein MKNMTSLMKVEIILMKRQAVYYLLSIGLPSVFYLIFSGMMLGSDIPEIALQAYLFAMTLFSIMSSAFFSIPSTLESDKTNNWQKLIQHSPVSMVEYYVSKLFSTLLTFLLSIIVVFSVGHFVRGVTLPWLDWLVIGVMLLVGSVVFISMGVLVSLLPSAQLMTVIGNIAYIALAVLGGLWFPLSSFPEWLQSIGKLTPTYQLMQVVSTYLEHHEFNILAALVVLGYTVFFGVLVIQLKKRIEVK from the coding sequence ATGAAAAATATGACAAGTCTCATGAAAGTGGAAATCATTCTGATGAAACGGCAAGCAGTCTACTACTTGCTATCCATCGGACTTCCAAGTGTGTTTTACCTTATCTTTTCTGGTATGATGTTAGGGTCAGATATTCCAGAAATTGCTCTTCAAGCCTATCTTTTTGCCATGACGCTCTTTAGTATCATGTCAAGTGCTTTTTTCAGTATCCCAAGCACACTCGAGTCTGATAAGACGAACAACTGGCAAAAATTGATTCAACATTCTCCTGTTTCTATGGTAGAATATTATGTATCAAAACTGTTCAGCACTCTGCTAACTTTCTTGTTATCAATTATAGTTGTCTTTTCAGTAGGTCATTTTGTCCGCGGGGTTACTCTACCTTGGCTTGACTGGTTGGTGATTGGAGTTATGTTGCTGGTCGGAAGCGTGGTCTTTATCAGCATGGGGGTCTTGGTGAGCTTGCTTCCTAGTGCTCAATTGATGACGGTTATTGGAAATATTGCCTATATTGCTTTGGCTGTCCTAGGTGGACTCTGGTTCCCTTTGAGTTCCTTCCCAGAATGGCTCCAATCCATTGGAAAACTGACCCCAACCTATCAACTGATGCAGGTTGTCTCTACTTATTTGGAGCACCACGAATTTAATATTCTTGCTGCCTTGGTTGTACTAGGTTATACAGTTTTCTTTGGTGTACTGGTAATCCAGCTGAAAAAACGGATTGAGGTAAAATAA
- a CDS encoding sensor histidine kinase, translating into MLEKFKNIHYMFHISIVFIIFPIAGVIVGDYPLLTLLWTLLFVLAFYSVLASQSRTVLWMAWWIMLAYIFYTSVWLSSGFTWFIFYLSNLLIYELDEISFHSWRFVSFVVLQPFILTGIYMVSHVSPWDLLFFLVTFIFSDALTFGLYRIRVSEEIKEEKMKQNAKLNLFLAENERNRIGQDLHDSLGHTFAMLSVKTDLALQLLQMQAYPQVEKELREIQQISKESMREVRTIVENLKSRTLTSELETVKKMLEIAGIGVEIANQLDTASLTQELESMASMILLELVTNVIKHAKASKVYLKLERTEKELILTVRDDGCGFPSIKGDELHTVRDRVLPFLGDVKVISQKCPTEVQVRLPYKERN; encoded by the coding sequence ATGTTGGAAAAATTTAAAAACATTCATTATATGTTTCATATTTCAATTGTGTTTATCATCTTTCCTATAGCGGGTGTTATCGTTGGAGATTACCCGCTTTTAACCTTGCTATGGACCCTACTATTTGTACTTGCCTTCTATTCGGTTTTAGCCAGTCAGAGTCGCACTGTGCTGTGGATGGCTTGGTGGATCATGCTTGCCTACATTTTTTATACATCGGTTTGGCTGAGTTCGGGTTTCACCTGGTTTATCTTCTATTTATCCAATCTCCTTATTTATGAGCTGGATGAGATTTCTTTTCACTCTTGGCGTTTTGTCAGTTTTGTTGTCTTGCAACCGTTCATTCTGACCGGAATCTATATGGTCAGTCATGTTAGTCCCTGGGACCTCCTCTTTTTCTTGGTGACCTTTATCTTTTCCGATGCACTGACCTTTGGTCTTTATCGAATTCGAGTGTCGGAGGAAATAAAAGAAGAAAAGATGAAACAAAATGCTAAGCTTAATCTTTTCTTGGCTGAAAATGAACGCAATCGTATCGGTCAGGATCTCCATGATAGTCTAGGTCATACCTTTGCTATGTTGAGTGTGAAGACGGACCTTGCCCTCCAACTTCTTCAGATGCAGGCTTATCCACAGGTGGAAAAGGAATTAAGAGAAATACAGCAAATTAGCAAAGAATCAATGCGTGAAGTTCGAACCATTGTGGAAAATCTTAAGTCTAGAACTTTGACATCAGAACTAGAGACTGTGAAAAAGATGTTAGAAATTGCTGGAATTGGGGTGGAAATAGCTAATCAACTAGATACAGCTAGCTTAACTCAGGAATTGGAGTCAATGGCTTCCATGATTTTACTTGAGTTAGTGACCAATGTCATCAAACATGCTAAAGCGTCTAAAGTCTACTTAAAATTAGAACGGACAGAGAAAGAACTCATTCTAACAGTGAGAGATGATGGCTGTGGCTTTCCTTCTATAAAGGGGGATGAGCTCCATACAGTTCGAGATCGTGTTCTTCCATTTTTGGGAGATGTAAAGGTGATCAGTCAGAAGTGTCCAACAGAAGTGCAAGTACGACTACCTTATAAGGAGAGAAACTAA
- a CDS encoding response regulator transcription factor, with protein sequence MKLLVAEDQSMLRDAMCQLLAFQADVESVLQAKDGQEAIQLLEKESVDIAILDVEMPAKTGLEVLEWIRAEKLETKVVVVTTFKRPGYFERAIKVGVDAYVLKERSIADLMQTLHTVLEGRKEYSPELMEVVMTHPNPLTEQEVAVLKGIAQGLSNQEIADQLYLSNGTVRNYVTNILSKLDAGNRTEAANIANESGWL encoded by the coding sequence ATGAAACTACTTGTTGCAGAAGACCAAAGTATGTTGCGAGATGCCATGTGCCAGTTGCTTGCCTTTCAAGCGGATGTGGAGTCTGTCTTACAAGCCAAGGATGGGCAAGAAGCAATCCAACTCCTAGAAAAGGAGTCTGTCGATATCGCCATCCTTGACGTAGAAATGCCTGCTAAGACTGGCCTCGAAGTCTTGGAGTGGATACGAGCAGAAAAGTTAGAAACAAAGGTGGTTGTGGTGACAACCTTCAAGCGCCCTGGCTATTTTGAACGCGCGATTAAGGTTGGAGTGGATGCCTATGTCTTGAAAGAAAGAAGCATTGCAGACCTCATGCAAACCTTGCACACTGTCCTCGAAGGGCGCAAGGAGTATTCGCCTGAATTGATGGAAGTGGTGATGACGCATCCCAATCCGTTGACAGAACAAGAGGTTGCTGTCTTAAAGGGAATCGCTCAGGGTTTATCCAACCAAGAAATTGCAGACCAACTCTATCTATCAAACGGAACCGTCCGAAACTATGTCACTAATATTCTTTCGAAACTAGATGCAGGCAATCGTACAGAGGCAGCCAACATCGCAAACGAATCAGGTTGGCTTTGA
- the rpsL gene encoding 30S ribosomal protein S12, producing the protein MPTINQLVRKPRKSKVEKSKSPALNVGYNSHKKVQTNVSSPQKRGVATRVGTMTPKKPNSALRKFARVRLSNLIEVTAYIPGIGHNLQEHSVVLLRGGRVKDLPGVRYHIVRGALDTAGVNDRKQGRSKYGTKRPKA; encoded by the coding sequence ATGCCTACAATTAACCAATTGGTTCGCAAACCGCGTAAATCAAAAGTAGAAAAATCTAAATCACCAGCTTTGAACGTTGGTTACAACAGTCATAAAAAAGTTCAAACAAACGTTTCTTCACCACAAAAACGTGGTGTTGCAACTCGTGTGGGAACAATGACACCTAAAAAACCTAACTCTGCCCTTCGTAAATTTGCTCGTGTACGTTTGAGCAACCTTATCGAAGTTACTGCCTACATCCCAGGTATCGGACACAACTTGCAAGAGCACAGCGTGGTGCTTCTTCGTGGTGGACGTGTAAAAGACCTTCCAGGGGTACGTTACCATATCGTCCGTGGTGCACTTGATACTGCAGGTGTTAACGATCGTAAACAAGGCCGTTCTAAATACGGTACGAAACGTCCAAAAGCATAA
- the rpsG gene encoding 30S ribosomal protein S7, with protein MSRKNRAPKRDVLPDPLYNSQLVTRLINRVMLDGKRGTAASIVYGAFEQIKEATGNDALEVFETAMENIMPVLEVRARRVGGSNYQVPVEVRPERRTTLGLRWLVTIARLRGEHTMQDRLAKEILDAANNTGAAVKKREDTHRMAEANRAFAHFRW; from the coding sequence ATGAGTCGTAAAAATAGAGCTCCAAAACGTGATGTATTGCCAGATCCGCTTTACAATTCACAACTAGTTACTCGTCTTATCAACCGCGTTATGCTTGACGGTAAACGTGGTACAGCTGCTTCAATCGTTTACGGTGCTTTTGAGCAAATCAAAGAAGCTACTGGTAACGATGCACTTGAAGTATTTGAAACAGCTATGGAAAACATCATGCCTGTACTTGAAGTACGTGCACGTCGTGTTGGTGGATCTAACTACCAAGTCCCAGTTGAAGTTCGTCCAGAACGTCGTACAACACTTGGACTTCGTTGGTTGGTAACCATCGCTCGCCTTCGTGGTGAACACACAATGCAAGACCGTCTTGCAAAAGAAATCTTGGATGCTGCGAACAACACAGGTGCAGCAGTTAAGAAACGTGAAGACACTCACCGTATGGCTGAAGCTAACCGTGCCTTCGCACACTTCCGTTGGTAA